Proteins from a genomic interval of Oceanispirochaeta crateris:
- a CDS encoding histone deacetylase family protein: MSSFKIRKVTDSFHPSNTYAIEQVFEILRIHFPSVKEDKINEILEQMKDPLKYQFSSTLFVAEGGQANIKGFAILFYMPDANYCFLDYIAVKPGRISSGVGGAIYERIREEAQLLNTVGIFMECLPDDESLCKDKSEIKQNRARLAFYERYGARPIINTKYETCVNPEDDCPPYLVFDDLGNDYDLTSKVAKKIVKTILQRKYPVYCPEEYIKMIVSSIKDNPVQLREYKYRIKNRSIEKNKAVKNHIPLIINDKHEIHHIKEKGYIESPVRISSITKEITKLEAFQLRPSRAYPDKYILEVHNPKYFNYFKRVCSTFPEGKSIYPYVFPVRNATRPPGDLSVLAGYYCIDTFTPLNKNAFIAARSGVNCSLTGAELLLEGYHTAYALVRPPGHHAERDVFGGFCYFNNSSISAHFLSEFGKVAILDIDYHHGNGHQQIFYSRKDVLTVSIHGNPSFAYPYFTGFTEETGEGEGEGFNLNLPLKENLTGAEYLKVLIKALKRIKEYKPDYLIISLGLDIAKGDPTGTWSLTANDFKNNGIEIGKLAYPVLFVQEGGYYNRTLGINARNFFEGFLSTRVK; encoded by the coding sequence ATGAGCTCATTCAAAATAAGAAAGGTAACAGATTCCTTTCACCCGTCCAATACTTATGCGATTGAACAGGTATTTGAGATTTTAAGGATTCATTTTCCCTCTGTGAAGGAGGATAAAATCAATGAAATCCTAGAACAAATGAAGGACCCTCTGAAGTATCAATTCTCCTCTACACTGTTTGTAGCAGAGGGGGGGCAGGCCAATATAAAAGGATTTGCAATTCTCTTTTACATGCCTGACGCAAATTATTGCTTTTTAGATTATATCGCCGTAAAACCGGGAAGGATCTCCTCCGGTGTGGGTGGCGCAATCTATGAGAGGATCAGGGAAGAAGCTCAGCTGCTCAACACAGTTGGAATTTTTATGGAATGTCTACCTGATGATGAATCCCTTTGCAAAGATAAGAGCGAAATAAAGCAAAACAGAGCTCGGCTTGCCTTTTATGAACGTTACGGTGCACGTCCAATCATCAACACGAAATATGAAACCTGCGTCAACCCGGAGGATGACTGCCCGCCCTACCTTGTTTTTGATGATTTGGGTAACGACTATGATTTAACATCAAAGGTTGCTAAGAAAATTGTCAAAACGATATTGCAACGGAAATACCCGGTTTATTGTCCCGAAGAGTACATAAAAATGATTGTCTCCTCCATCAAGGATAATCCGGTCCAATTGCGGGAATACAAATACAGAATCAAGAACAGATCCATAGAAAAGAATAAGGCTGTAAAAAATCATATTCCCCTCATCATTAATGATAAACATGAAATTCATCATATCAAGGAGAAAGGGTACATAGAATCTCCAGTGAGGATCTCCAGTATCACCAAAGAAATCACCAAATTGGAAGCCTTTCAACTGCGACCATCAAGAGCCTATCCGGACAAATATATCTTGGAAGTGCACAATCCAAAATACTTCAACTACTTTAAAAGAGTATGCAGCACTTTTCCTGAAGGAAAATCTATCTATCCCTACGTATTTCCTGTCAGAAATGCGACACGTCCTCCGGGTGACTTATCCGTTTTAGCAGGATACTATTGCATAGACACCTTTACCCCGCTGAATAAAAATGCATTTATTGCGGCACGTTCGGGGGTTAATTGCTCCTTAACCGGTGCAGAATTGCTACTGGAAGGATATCACACGGCCTATGCCTTAGTGAGACCTCCCGGTCATCATGCAGAACGGGATGTTTTCGGTGGGTTTTGTTATTTTAATAACTCCTCCATATCAGCCCATTTTTTATCTGAGTTCGGAAAAGTAGCCATACTCGATATCGATTATCATCATGGAAATGGGCACCAACAGATATTCTATTCACGAAAGGATGTTTTAACCGTTTCGATTCATGGCAATCCATCATTTGCATACCCCTATTTTACAGGCTTTACAGAAGAAACTGGTGAAGGCGAGGGTGAAGGATTTAACTTGAATCTTCCCCTAAAAGAAAACCTCACAGGTGCAGAATACCTGAAGGTCTTAATCAAAGCCCTGAAAAGGATAAAAGAGTACAAACCCGACTATCTGATTATCAGTCTGGGACTGGATATTGCCAAGGGAGATCCCACCGGGACATGGTCCCTGACCGCCAATGACTTCAAAAACAATGGCATAGAAATTGGAAAGCTAGCCTATCCTGTCCTGTTTGTGCAGGAAGGCGGATATTATAACAGAACACTAGGT
- a CDS encoding bifunctional diguanylate cyclase/phosphodiesterase: MNTEKAEKSIFIKIVIIMMAASAIMMVNTVLNFTVRSRPTMGYISLLSSAAILLSCLDLIINKKKQRAFLISLIFVTLNILAFYIDGNMREVALAWILVLPLIAHYTQGLKKGLVFTYILIPGSISCVLIRNFLTAHTIFKTGTYIEVLVIYSIVAYMTFTYERAAQQKEKLIHTQYYYDSLTSLPNRKKLIQDISLYEQKTLVLVNIDDFKEINNIIGITGGDIVLKEMAQRLTSLNPDNESTLYKLHADEFAFLIPGEQSKEEMKLLAEKIQTIMDMDIEIKGTAMIASISIGISNYSERLFSTADIALRTARLRKQPFTIYSNELEMTKKYEENIHQLYQIQKGILNDRFLPYFQPIYDIHRNKIQKFECLIRLDEEGTIIEPKHFLDISKRSRKYPWLTRIMVTKSFQHFGPTDHDFSINLCLEDMINPETTSHIYSELESFDIGERVIFELLESERIESHPEVFDFIQRVREFGCKLAIDDFGSGYSNFEYILRMKFDFLKIDASLVKNVIQDDNARIMINTIVEFCKQLNIKTIAEYVSSKEIYEMIRDLGVDFAQGYFVGMPEENTERDYPIFTSARVL, encoded by the coding sequence ATGAACACAGAAAAAGCAGAAAAGAGCATTTTCATTAAAATTGTCATCATCATGATGGCCGCCAGTGCCATTATGATGGTAAACACCGTCCTCAATTTCACAGTGAGAAGCCGGCCGACCATGGGTTATATCAGCTTATTATCCTCTGCCGCAATCTTATTATCCTGCCTGGATCTTATCATAAACAAAAAAAAGCAGAGAGCATTTCTCATATCATTGATTTTTGTAACCCTCAATATTCTTGCATTCTACATTGATGGAAACATGAGGGAGGTGGCACTGGCATGGATACTGGTACTACCACTCATTGCGCATTATACCCAAGGCCTAAAAAAAGGCCTGGTCTTCACTTACATCCTAATCCCGGGCAGCATCTCCTGTGTCTTAATCCGTAACTTTCTCACCGCCCATACCATTTTCAAAACGGGGACTTATATTGAAGTGCTTGTCATCTATTCCATTGTAGCCTATATGACCTTTACTTATGAAAGAGCGGCTCAACAGAAAGAAAAGCTTATTCATACTCAATATTATTATGACAGCCTCACCTCTCTCCCCAATAGGAAAAAGCTGATTCAAGACATCAGCCTTTATGAACAAAAAACTTTGGTTTTAGTCAATATTGATGATTTTAAGGAAATCAATAACATCATAGGCATCACTGGAGGCGACATTGTTCTAAAGGAGATGGCTCAACGGCTGACAAGCCTGAATCCTGATAATGAGTCGACCTTATACAAGCTACACGCCGACGAATTTGCTTTCCTGATACCCGGAGAACAGAGCAAAGAGGAAATGAAACTCCTTGCAGAAAAGATACAAACGATTATGGATATGGATATTGAGATTAAAGGAACTGCGATGATTGCCTCTATTTCCATCGGAATTTCCAACTATTCTGAAAGACTTTTCTCAACAGCAGACATAGCCCTCAGGACGGCCCGATTAAGAAAGCAGCCATTTACAATCTATAGCAACGAACTGGAAATGACCAAGAAATATGAGGAGAATATCCACCAACTCTACCAAATTCAAAAAGGAATTCTAAATGACAGATTCCTTCCCTACTTTCAGCCTATTTATGATATCCACAGGAATAAGATACAGAAATTCGAATGCCTCATCCGTTTAGACGAGGAAGGGACTATCATTGAGCCAAAACACTTCCTGGATATCTCCAAGCGATCCAGAAAATATCCCTGGTTGACTAGAATCATGGTGACAAAATCTTTTCAACACTTCGGTCCAACAGATCATGATTTCTCAATCAATCTGTGCCTTGAAGATATGATCAACCCTGAAACAACATCCCATATTTACTCTGAACTGGAGTCCTTTGATATAGGGGAACGTGTCATATTCGAACTCCTTGAATCTGAAAGGATTGAGAGCCATCCTGAAGTATTTGATTTTATTCAGAGGGTGAGAGAGTTTGGCTGTAAACTAGCCATTGATGATTTTGGTTCGGGTTACTCCAACTTTGAATATATTCTAAGAATGAAATTTGATTTTCTGAAAATTGATGCCTCTCTTGTCAAAAATGTTATCCAAGACGACAATGCCAGGATAATGATCAATACAATTGTAGAATTCTGCAAACAATTAAATATCAAAACCATCGCAGAATATGTATCAAGTAAAGAAATCTATGAAATGATCAGAGATCTAGGAGTTGACTTTGCCCAAGGCTATTTCGTTGGCATGCCTGAAGAAAATACAGAGAGAGACTACCCGATTTTTACCAGCGCGAGAGTTTTATAG
- a CDS encoding GGDEF domain-containing protein: protein MIELDPRTVIFNNFIYMLCVTLFFFVASINKKSQFKGVRNWIFAFLLISLNFLILSLRSILPLQLVILLPHMMVLWAYVEIKRGLCYFYAVRNRISTDFIFLGFFSLFLVLNDSSTRLRIITVCIFSIFIFLDTILIFRKDENLLITKSRLIPNLYSVAIFVMILRMLFGLRWDPSGNPLNSGNNLSTISILFFITNIVIIFTLFSIVFEKILHERNKLIASLRDMALTDELTGLMNRRGFKDITKYEINRFTRTNKGFTHVLCDLDFFKNINDQYGHDGGDFALKVISQILQNNMRGADTTARWGGEEFVMLFPETDMDQALVVLERIRKEIENHIFEFNGFTFHITMSFGACYSNYPQMDMQSIIKRADENLFDAKNKGRNRIVISEIFSSF, encoded by the coding sequence TTGATTGAATTAGACCCCAGAACCGTTATCTTTAATAATTTTATTTACATGCTTTGTGTCACACTCTTTTTTTTCGTAGCATCCATTAATAAGAAATCTCAGTTTAAGGGTGTTCGTAACTGGATTTTTGCTTTTTTACTCATTAGCTTGAATTTTCTCATCCTATCACTCAGAAGTATTCTTCCTTTACAGCTCGTCATTCTCTTACCCCATATGATGGTTCTCTGGGCTTATGTCGAAATCAAACGGGGGCTGTGTTATTTTTATGCAGTAAGAAATAGAATCTCTACTGACTTTATATTTCTTGGTTTTTTCAGTTTGTTCCTGGTTTTAAATGATTCCAGCACACGTTTAAGGATCATTACGGTGTGCATTTTTTCCATTTTCATTTTTTTGGATACAATTTTAATTTTTAGAAAAGATGAAAATCTTCTCATTACAAAGAGTCGACTTATTCCAAATCTGTATTCTGTAGCCATCTTTGTTATGATCTTACGGATGTTATTTGGTTTGCGATGGGATCCAAGTGGGAATCCATTGAATTCAGGGAATAATCTATCCACAATTTCTATTCTATTTTTTATAACTAATATTGTAATTATATTTACTTTGTTCTCTATTGTGTTTGAAAAAATCCTCCATGAAAGAAATAAGCTGATAGCCTCCCTTCGTGACATGGCATTGACCGATGAGCTCACCGGTCTTATGAATAGGAGAGGCTTTAAGGATATAACGAAATACGAAATAAATCGTTTTACAAGAACGAATAAAGGATTTACACACGTTCTTTGTGATTTGGATTTCTTTAAAAATATCAATGATCAATATGGTCATGATGGGGGTGACTTCGCTCTAAAAGTTATAAGCCAAATCCTTCAGAACAATATGAGAGGGGCAGATACTACCGCCAGATGGGGTGGAGAAGAATTTGTCATGCTATTTCCTGAAACAGATATGGATCAGGCTCTGGTCGTCCTGGAAAGGATTCGCAAAGAAATAGAGAACCATATATTTGAGTTCAATGGATTCACATTTCATATAACCATGAGTTTTGGTGCTTGTTATTCCAATTATCCACAAATGGATATGCAAAGCATTATCAAAAGAGCTGATGAGAATCTTTTTGATGCAAAAAATAAGGGAAGAAACCGCATTGTCATATCCGAAATTTTCTCATCCTTCTGA